A genomic stretch from Podospora pseudoanserina strain CBS 124.78 chromosome 3, whole genome shotgun sequence includes:
- a CDS encoding hypothetical protein (EggNog:ENOG503Q40K; COG:Q), with protein MSTSIPFPSSLVPCTAPLVTQQIPHCLWFLGGRQPYKILELHNRYGPVVRTAPNDLSFNTAQSWKDIYGSRPGHKTFVKSAFYDGGSFASRGVGSIVSERNVDAHVQMRRYLSHAFSDRSLAEQEDIIARTMDIWVESLLKKGSRKEGFEMGKSFEIMTFDIIGELAFGENFKGVEHPWIATHLGALNQGALADTLKRFPTLAWLAQGLLQKKIWELTEDTKKNENFAIDMINRRIHRDELSRKDFMTHILQKRDSAQVSDLQLAAHASDFALAGSETTGTALSAIMYYLLRTPQVMLKLQKEIRGSFKTYSEICFRSTIGLPYLDAVILEGLRMYPPVPLGLPRVVPDGGDTVDGHFLSAGVSVYPVVEGKSTKHNNIRSLFTPIQLRQA; from the exons ATGTCTACTTCCATCCCCTTTCCAAGTTCCCTGGTCCCTTGTACTGCGCCATTAGTGAC CCAGCAGATTCCCCATTGCTTGTGGTTTCTAGGAGGACGCCAACCATACAAAATTCTTGAACTTCATAATCGTTACG GCCCGGTGGTGCGAACAGCCCCAAATGACCTGTCCTTTAACACGGCCCAATCATGGAAAGACATATACGGTTCCAGACCGGGCCACAAGACTTTCGTCAAAAGTGCCTTCTACGACGGGGGAAGTTTTGCCAGCCGGGGCGTCGGTTCCATTGTCAGCGAACGCAATGTCGACGCCCACGTGCAGATGCGCCGCTATCTGTCGCATGCGTTTTCTGATCGGTCGCTCGCGGAGCAAGAAGATATTATTGCGCGAACCATGGATATTTGGGTCGAAAGCTTGCTCAAAAAGGGGTCGCGCAAAGAGGGGTTTGAGATGGGGAAGAGTTTCGAGATTATGACGTTCGACATTATTGGCGAACTGGCGTTTGGGGAGAACTTCAAAG GTGTTGAACATCCCTGGATCGCCACCCATCTCGGAGCTCTGAATCAAGGAGCCCTGGCCGACACCTTGAAGCGCTTCCCGACACTCGCCTGGCTTGCTCAGGGGCTGCTGCAGAAGAAAATCTGGGAACTCACCGAGGACACAAAGAAAAATGAGAATTTTGCCATTGATATGATCAACAG ACGAATCCACCGCGATGAGCTTTCGCGCAAAGACTTCATGACGCACATCCTACAGAAGCGGGATTCTGCCCAGGTGTCGGACCTACAGCTAGCAGCGCACGCTTCTGACTTTGCCCTGGCTGGAAGCGAGACCACGGGCACTGCCTTGTCAGCCATCATGTACTATTTGCTGCGAACTCCCCAGGTCATGCTCAAGCTTCAAAAGGAGATCCGAGGCAGTTTCAAGACATATAGTGAGATATGTTTCAGGTCAACGATTGGCTTGCCATATCTGGACGCTGTTATTCTCGAGGGGCTCAGAATGTACCCCCCAGTACCGCTTGGTCTGCCCCGTGTGGTGCCGGATGGAGGCGACACGGTCGACGGACATTTTCTGTCAGCTGGGGTCAGTGTATATCCTGTCGTTGAGGGGAAAAGCACTAAGCATAATAATATCAGGTCGTTGTTTACACCCATCCAGTTGCGGCAAGCTTGA
- a CDS encoding hypothetical protein (EggNog:ENOG503PWZR), with product MVSAKYLLLAAASCLTVAANGSVWWHTCGGSHEDFRGVSPCIKLGSSFRSVGLTRDGNKSTTCSIYSDDNCRDEKQSVGASGSYSCTAFNQNSGSMRCYFNV from the exons ATGGTCAGCGCCAagtacctcctcctcgcagcTGCCAGCTGCCTCACCGTGGCCGCCAACGGCAGCGTCTGGTGGCACACTTGCGG TGGTTCTCACGAAGACTTCCGCGGCGTCAGCCCTTGCATCAAGCTCGGCAGCTCCTTCCGTTCGGTCGGGCTGACCCGCGACGGCAACAAGTCAACCACTTGCAGCATTTATTCCGACGACAACTGCAGAGACGAGAAGCAGAGCGTGGGCGCCAGTGGCTCGTACTCTTGCACGGCCTTCAACCAGAACTCGGGCAGCATGAGGTGCTACTTCAATGTTTGA